In Vibrio celticus, one genomic interval encodes:
- a CDS encoding response regulator, with amino-acid sequence MDSTYTIIIADDHPLFRNALFQSVHMAISGANLLEADSLDALLTLLKKEDEPDLLLLDLKMPGANGMSGLIQLRAEYPDLPIVVVSASEDASVVTQVKSHGAFGFIPKSSDMRELVSALNQVLNGDPFFPEGLITNNAACSDLAEKLSTLTPQQYKVLGMLSDGLLNKQIAYELNVSEATIKAHMTAIFRKLDVKNRTQAVILLQEVHN; translated from the coding sequence ATGGACTCGACCTATACCATCATCATTGCTGATGACCATCCTCTTTTTCGCAACGCCCTGTTTCAGTCAGTTCATATGGCGATCAGTGGTGCGAACCTGCTTGAGGCTGATTCCCTCGATGCCTTACTGACTCTGCTAAAAAAAGAAGATGAACCAGACCTGTTGCTTCTCGACCTTAAAATGCCGGGTGCCAATGGCATGTCAGGCTTAATTCAACTTCGCGCTGAATACCCTGATCTACCGATTGTGGTGGTCTCTGCCAGTGAAGATGCTAGCGTGGTCACTCAGGTGAAAAGCCACGGTGCCTTTGGCTTTATTCCTAAGTCGAGTGATATGCGTGAGTTGGTGAGTGCACTGAATCAAGTACTGAATGGCGACCCGTTCTTTCCTGAAGGGCTTATCACCAACAATGCAGCCTGTAGCGACCTTGCGGAAAAGCTTTCCACACTGACGCCTCAGCAATACAAGGTGTTAGGGATGCTTTCAGACGGCCTACTGAACAAGCAAATCGCCTATGAATTGAATGTTTCGGAAGCGACCATCAAGGCACATATGACAGCCATCTTCCGTAAACTGGATGTGAAAAACCGAACTCAGGCGGTTATCTTGCTACAAGAAGTCCACAACTAA
- a CDS encoding protein-disulfide reductase DsbD, translated as MRRLATLLFVCVSLFTQPAWALFGNDNAEPSFGGNNNGFVPVDQAFPFNYYQQDGKVLLDWQVKEGYYLYQHSLSFTGQNLAIGNVELEDGKPHQDEFFGEVSIYTQPLFVQVPLQSYQDGSQLIVKYQGCADAGFCYPPEIRVIDIEPFTATGSANSQGSDSQASSSASNETDVSTQPTSPKADVVSNTTQQPNASVSKEAGLADKLGDSWWTPLLFLALGVGLAFTPCVLPMYPILTGIVLGGGKLSQGRALMLSFIYVQGMALTYTLLGLVVASAGMQFQAAMQHPYVLIALSVLFVALAMSMFGVYNLQLPSSIQTWLNNQSNKQQGGNTLGVFAMGAISGLVCSPCTTAPLSGALLYVAQSGDLFTGAIALYALAMGMGIPLILVAVFGNKLLPKAGSWMDKVKIVFGFILLAAPIFLLERIIPELWATVLWSGLGFIAFGWLYHSKNALPFGGWKQSAVGIIAMLGLFASAQPALNYWFAEKSVVVEQQIQFARINTVEELEIQLIEAKKLGKPVMLDFYADWCVACKEFEKYTFHQADVENKLSDFVLLQADVTRNMPQDIELLKQLQVLGLPTIEFWDGEGNHVPNARVTGFMPADVFLKHMQDHQL; from the coding sequence ATGCGACGACTTGCCACATTACTTTTTGTTTGTGTTTCCCTATTCACCCAGCCTGCGTGGGCGCTATTTGGGAACGACAACGCCGAGCCAAGCTTCGGAGGCAATAACAATGGTTTTGTCCCTGTAGACCAAGCTTTCCCTTTCAATTACTACCAGCAAGACGGCAAGGTGCTTCTCGACTGGCAAGTAAAAGAGGGCTACTACCTCTATCAACATAGCCTCTCGTTCACCGGGCAAAATCTCGCTATCGGTAATGTTGAATTAGAAGATGGTAAGCCGCACCAAGATGAATTCTTCGGTGAAGTGAGCATTTATACTCAGCCGTTATTCGTGCAAGTTCCTCTACAGAGTTACCAAGATGGCTCACAGCTGATCGTTAAGTATCAAGGCTGTGCGGACGCAGGGTTCTGCTACCCACCAGAGATTCGAGTCATCGACATTGAACCGTTCACAGCAACAGGTTCTGCTAATTCGCAAGGTAGTGACTCACAAGCTTCATCTTCTGCTAGCAACGAAACCGATGTTTCTACGCAACCAACTTCTCCGAAAGCAGACGTTGTAAGTAACACGACTCAACAGCCAAATGCCTCAGTATCGAAAGAAGCAGGCTTAGCCGATAAGCTCGGTGACAGTTGGTGGACCCCCCTATTGTTCTTAGCGCTCGGTGTTGGTTTAGCCTTTACGCCGTGTGTGCTGCCTATGTATCCGATTCTAACGGGTATCGTTTTAGGTGGTGGCAAGCTCAGCCAAGGTCGTGCGCTGATGTTGTCCTTCATCTACGTGCAAGGCATGGCGCTAACCTACACCCTATTAGGTTTAGTGGTTGCCTCGGCGGGAATGCAGTTCCAAGCTGCGATGCAACACCCTTACGTGCTGATCGCGCTGAGTGTTCTGTTCGTAGCGTTAGCAATGTCGATGTTTGGCGTTTATAACCTACAACTGCCGAGCAGCATTCAAACTTGGCTCAACAATCAAAGCAATAAGCAGCAAGGTGGTAATACCTTGGGCGTATTCGCGATGGGCGCTATCTCTGGCTTGGTGTGTTCACCTTGTACCACGGCGCCATTGTCAGGCGCGCTGCTGTATGTGGCTCAGAGTGGCGACCTATTTACCGGTGCGATTGCTCTGTATGCATTAGCGATGGGTATGGGTATTCCGCTGATTTTAGTTGCGGTATTTGGTAATAAGCTATTGCCTAAAGCGGGCAGCTGGATGGACAAGGTGAAGATCGTATTCGGCTTTATCTTGCTTGCCGCGCCTATCTTCCTGCTGGAGCGTATTATCCCTGAATTGTGGGCAACTGTGCTTTGGTCTGGATTAGGCTTCATCGCCTTTGGTTGGCTTTACCACAGCAAGAATGCACTGCCATTTGGTGGCTGGAAGCAGAGTGCTGTGGGTATCATCGCGATGCTTGGTCTGTTCGCATCAGCTCAACCTGCGCTCAATTACTGGTTTGCAGAAAAGAGCGTGGTGGTTGAACAGCAAATCCAATTTGCACGCATCAACACGGTTGAAGAATTAGAAATCCAGCTCATCGAAGCGAAGAAACTCGGTAAGCCAGTGATGCTCGACTTCTACGCCGATTGGTGTGTGGCATGTAAAGAGTTTGAGAAGTACACCTTCCACCAAGCTGATGTTGAGAACAAGCTTTCTGATTTCGTCCTGCTTCAGGCTGACGTGACAAGAAACATGCCTCAAGACATTGAACTGCTTAAACAATTACAAGTGCTCGGTTTGCCAACTATAGAGTTCTGGGATGGTGAGGGTAACCATGTTCCAAATGCTCGTGTCACTGGTTTTATGCCGGCAGATGTATTCTTAAAACACATGCAAGACCACCAGCTATAA
- a CDS encoding potassium/proton antiporter, with the protein MDAITINHLFLTGAVLIAISVLFSQVSSRLGVPILLIFLFVGMLAGEDGPGGINFDDYSLTYLVSNLALAVILLDGGMRTKVASFKVAFWPSLSLATIGVACTATLTGLMAAWLFDLSLMQGILVGAIVGSTDAAAVFSLLKGQSLNERVGSTLEIESGTNDPMAVFLTVTLIALLGTPDAEMGMNFLLKSFAMQFGIGTLVGIGGGWVLWSLINRVQLADGLYSILVLSGGVALFAFSNMLGGSGILSIYLVGLFIGNRPTRSRHSILNVLDGMTWLSQIVMFLVLGLLVTPSTLMDIALPALALAFGMILFARPLSVWLGLLPFRSFTTKERWFVSWVGLRGAVPIILAVFPMMAGLPNAQLYFNIAFFVVMVSLIVQGGSLMKVARLAQVTLPPTPTPISRTGMEIYPTSEWEIFVYKLKEEKWCVGEPLKRLSMPEGTRITALFRKDALLHPSGSTVLEANDILCVLGQDKDLDSLSALFSEAPLAEEAARFFGDFFLDVELSVAAVSDCYGIELGSEEEREMTLKQLAERELGAHPVLGDSFVWHDITWVVAEIDDHKVVRLGLCLPKTTLEEDISEA; encoded by the coding sequence TTGGACGCAATAACTATTAACCACTTATTTTTAACTGGTGCGGTGCTCATCGCTATCAGTGTGCTTTTTTCGCAAGTGTCCTCTCGCTTGGGCGTTCCTATTCTTTTGATCTTCCTTTTCGTTGGCATGCTAGCCGGTGAAGATGGACCCGGTGGCATTAATTTTGATGATTACTCACTCACTTACTTGGTGAGTAACCTTGCGCTTGCTGTGATCTTGCTTGATGGCGGTATGCGAACCAAGGTTGCGAGTTTCAAGGTCGCATTTTGGCCGTCGCTCTCGCTCGCGACAATAGGCGTGGCATGTACCGCTACTCTCACTGGTTTAATGGCCGCGTGGCTGTTCGATTTGTCATTGATGCAGGGCATTTTGGTTGGCGCGATTGTCGGTTCAACCGATGCGGCAGCGGTATTTTCTCTGTTGAAAGGGCAGAGCCTCAATGAGCGTGTTGGCTCAACCCTAGAAATTGAATCCGGTACCAACGACCCAATGGCGGTGTTCCTGACGGTGACCTTAATTGCGCTGTTGGGCACGCCTGATGCTGAAATGGGGATGAACTTCCTACTGAAAAGTTTCGCGATGCAGTTTGGTATCGGCACCCTTGTTGGTATTGGTGGTGGTTGGGTTCTATGGAGTCTAATTAACCGAGTGCAGCTGGCCGATGGCCTTTACTCGATTCTGGTGCTCAGCGGGGGCGTGGCTCTGTTTGCGTTCTCTAACATGCTTGGTGGTAGTGGCATCTTATCGATTTACCTAGTCGGTCTGTTCATTGGTAATCGTCCAACTCGCTCTCGACACTCTATCCTTAATGTTCTTGATGGCATGACGTGGCTAAGTCAGATCGTGATGTTCTTGGTGCTGGGGCTATTGGTTACGCCATCGACATTGATGGACATTGCACTTCCTGCGTTAGCATTGGCTTTCGGTATGATCTTGTTTGCTCGCCCGTTGTCTGTTTGGTTGGGTTTACTGCCGTTCAGAAGCTTTACCACCAAAGAACGTTGGTTTGTTTCTTGGGTAGGTTTACGTGGCGCTGTGCCGATCATTTTGGCGGTGTTCCCGATGATGGCTGGGCTGCCTAATGCTCAACTTTACTTCAACATCGCCTTCTTCGTGGTTATGGTTTCGCTGATTGTTCAGGGCGGTAGCTTGATGAAAGTGGCGAGGTTGGCTCAGGTGACCTTACCACCCACACCGACACCGATTTCTCGTACCGGCATGGAGATTTATCCGACCAGTGAGTGGGAGATATTTGTCTACAAGCTGAAAGAGGAAAAGTGGTGTGTTGGTGAACCGCTTAAGCGTTTGTCTATGCCAGAAGGGACGCGAATTACGGCACTGTTTAGAAAAGATGCTTTGCTTCACCCATCGGGCAGCACTGTGTTAGAGGCGAACGATATTCTCTGTGTGCTTGGCCAAGATAAAGACCTAGATAGCTTAAGTGCGCTATTCAGTGAGGCTCCTCTAGCTGAAGAGGCCGCCCGATTCTTTGGTGATTTCTTCTTGGATGTCGAACTATCGGTTGCAGCGGTCAGTGATTGTTATGGTATTGAACTGGGCTCGGAAGAAGAGCGAGAAATGACCCTAAAACAATTGGCTGAGCGAGAGCTTGGTGCCCACCCTGTATTAGGCGATAGTTTTGTGTGGCATGACATTACTTGGGTGGTTGCAGAGATAGATGATCATAAAGTCGTCAGGTTGGGTTTATGTTTACCAAAGACGACTTTAGAAGAGGATATAAGCGAAGCTTAG